In [Leptolyngbya] sp. PCC 7376, a genomic segment contains:
- a CDS encoding HpsJ family protein, whose amino-acid sequence MNSARLARFTALSLKILGGVLILSALVDYILAAFPLMPLEDAWQIGFTTQLVDRGLTPMIGIVALLLSIWVEVSAGKAKKIKPAVTDVRFLSLILSLVLGVIFFLLVPLHLDNLQEIRDQAISQIEQQTQQQEQQVQTQFNQLQALAQSPEAKQQLDEQIRAIDEAIASGQVPAEQLGVIEAQKQELLNYQRFANDPESLNARLEELRSEVEQRRDEQQKQAENRVLKEAFQIGIRSLLLGIGYVLLGWVGVQHTLGDRPREDDAPAPDYAIPTESSSEAVPPAESETSISPEEDE is encoded by the coding sequence ATGAATAGTGCTCGTCTTGCTCGGTTTACTGCCCTCAGCCTGAAAATCCTTGGGGGTGTCCTCATTCTTTCCGCGCTTGTGGACTATATTCTGGCCGCTTTCCCGCTAATGCCGTTGGAGGATGCGTGGCAGATTGGGTTTACAACTCAATTAGTCGATCGTGGTTTAACGCCAATGATCGGTATTGTGGCCTTACTGCTCAGTATTTGGGTTGAAGTAAGCGCAGGTAAAGCGAAAAAGATTAAGCCAGCTGTTACTGATGTGCGGTTTTTGAGCTTGATTTTGTCGTTGGTATTGGGAGTGATTTTCTTTTTACTCGTGCCTTTGCATCTCGATAATCTCCAAGAAATTCGTGACCAAGCGATTTCCCAAATTGAACAGCAAACGCAACAGCAAGAGCAACAGGTTCAAACGCAGTTTAATCAGCTCCAAGCTTTAGCTCAGAGCCCTGAAGCGAAACAACAGCTTGATGAGCAAATTCGGGCTATTGATGAGGCGATCGCCAGTGGACAGGTTCCTGCTGAACAGCTCGGCGTGATTGAGGCACAAAAACAAGAACTGCTTAATTACCAACGCTTTGCCAACGATCCAGAATCTTTGAACGCGAGATTAGAAGAATTACGCAGTGAAGTTGAACAACGCCGTGATGAACAGCAAAAACAGGCAGAAAACCGTGTTTTAAAAGAAGCTTTTCAAATCGGTATACGCAGTCTTCTACTCGGCATTGGCTATGTGTTACTCGGTTGGGTCGGTGTACAACATACGTTGGGCGATCGCCCTCGAGAAGATGACGCACCAGCACCTGACTATGCAATTCCTACAGAATCATCTTCAGAAGCCGTTCCTCCCGCTGAATCAGAGACGTCTATTTCTCCTGAAGAAGACGAATAA
- the ndhI gene encoding NAD(P)H-quinone oxidoreductase subunit I produces MFKILKQVGDYAKEAAQAAKYIGQGLSVTFDHMRRRPITVQYPYEKLIPSERFRGRIHYEFDKCIACEVCVRVCPINLPIVDWEFNKAAKKKVLKHYSIDFGVCIFCGNCVEYCPTNCLSMTEEYELATYDRHELNYDSVALGRLPYKVTQDPMVTPMRELAYLPKGVMDPHDLPKGAQRAGEHPEDIVERLKAKQPKEKDN; encoded by the coding sequence ATGTTTAAAATCCTCAAACAAGTTGGTGACTACGCCAAAGAAGCGGCCCAAGCTGCAAAGTATATCGGTCAAGGTCTTTCGGTAACGTTTGATCACATGCGTCGCCGTCCGATCACAGTTCAGTATCCTTACGAAAAATTGATTCCGTCAGAACGTTTTCGCGGCAGAATCCATTACGAATTCGATAAGTGTATCGCCTGTGAAGTCTGTGTACGGGTTTGTCCGATTAATCTTCCTATCGTAGATTGGGAATTTAATAAGGCAGCGAAGAAAAAAGTCCTTAAACACTACAGTATCGACTTTGGCGTTTGTATTTTCTGCGGTAATTGTGTTGAATATTGCCCAACTAACTGTCTCTCGATGACGGAAGAGTACGAGTTGGCAACTTATGATCGTCACGAATTAAATTATGACAGTGTGGCGTTAGGACGTTTACCTTACAAAGTCACTCAAGATCCGATGGTCACACCGATGCGCGAACTTGCTTATTTGCCTAAGGGTGTGATGGATCCCCATGATTTACCGAAAGGTGCTCAACGGGCAGGAGAACATCCTGAAGATATTGTGGAACGGCTCAAGGCTAAGCAGCCGAAAGAGAAAGATAACTAG
- the nuoH gene encoding NADH-quinone oxidoreductase subunit NuoH, protein MNSGIDLQGSFIETLQSLGLPHEIAKTIWLPLPLLLMIIGATVGVLVVVWLERKVSAAAQQRIGPEYAGPLGVLQPVADGLKLVFKEDIIPAKTDPWLFTLGPALVVVPVFLSYLIVPFGQNLVITDLNVGIFLWISLSSIAPIGLLMSGYSSNNKYSLLGGLRAAAQSISYEIPLALAVLAVVMMSNSLSTIDIVEQQSGYGILGWNIWRQPIGFLIFWIAALAECERLPFDLPEAEEELVAGYQTEYAGMKFGLFYVGSYVNLVLSALIVSILYLGGWEFPIPLDRLAGWLGVSPETGWLQVITASLGIIMTLVKAYALVFIALLLRWTLPRVRIDQLLNFGWKFLLPVALVNLLLTAALKLAFPVAFGG, encoded by the coding sequence ATGAATTCAGGAATCGACCTCCAAGGTAGCTTTATTGAAACGCTGCAATCTTTGGGATTACCCCACGAAATCGCCAAAACGATTTGGTTGCCATTGCCGTTGTTGCTGATGATTATTGGCGCGACTGTCGGTGTACTGGTCGTTGTTTGGCTAGAAAGAAAAGTCTCCGCAGCAGCGCAGCAACGTATTGGGCCAGAATATGCAGGGCCTTTGGGTGTGCTTCAGCCCGTCGCCGACGGTCTCAAATTGGTATTTAAAGAGGATATTATTCCTGCCAAAACAGATCCATGGCTGTTTACACTGGGGCCTGCTTTGGTGGTTGTTCCAGTCTTTTTGTCCTATCTCATCGTTCCCTTCGGACAAAATCTTGTCATTACGGACTTAAATGTCGGGATTTTCCTTTGGATTTCTCTGTCGAGTATTGCTCCGATTGGTCTTTTAATGTCGGGCTATTCTTCGAACAATAAATATTCTCTCCTTGGTGGTCTGCGAGCAGCAGCACAATCGATTAGTTATGAAATCCCCTTAGCATTAGCTGTATTGGCAGTCGTCATGATGTCGAACAGTCTAAGCACTATCGATATTGTCGAACAACAATCTGGTTACGGTATTCTCGGCTGGAATATTTGGCGGCAACCCATTGGCTTCCTAATTTTCTGGATTGCAGCTCTTGCGGAATGTGAGCGTCTTCCATTTGACCTTCCTGAAGCAGAGGAAGAATTGGTTGCAGGTTATCAAACAGAATATGCTGGCATGAAATTTGGCCTATTCTACGTTGGCTCCTATGTAAACCTTGTCCTTTCCGCGCTCATTGTTTCTATCCTTTATCTTGGTGGTTGGGAGTTCCCCATTCCCCTTGATCGTCTTGCTGGTTGGTTGGGTGTTTCCCCTGAAACAGGTTGGTTACAGGTGATCACTGCATCTCTCGGCATCATCATGACTTTGGTTAAAGCCTATGCACTAGTTTTTATCGCACTCTTATTGCGTTGGACATTGCCTCGTGTACGAATTGACCAACTTCTCAACTTTGGCTGGAAATTTTTACTTCCTGTCGCTCTTGTGAATCTGCTGCTTACTGCGGCTCTCAAACTCGCTTTTCCCGTTGCCTTCGGTGGCTAA
- a CDS encoding DUF502 domain-containing protein: MLERLKQDLKNDLIAGLLVVIPLATTIWLTITIAAWVINFLTQIPKQINPFDGLEPILTNVLNISVGITVPLTFILVTGLMARNIAGRWLLDLGEQILQGIPLAGAIYKTLKQILETLLQDSKSRFRRVVMVEYPRQGVWTLGFVTGAVTPQMQTHVSESLLSVFIPTTPNPTSGWYAMVPEDDVINVSMSIEDAFKVLISGGIVSPEDKEKEEDKPKERRALRGGIPINIPRRNKNTDVVEDTDDMPLNSDMPLNMVPVEEEL; the protein is encoded by the coding sequence GTGCTAGAACGTCTAAAGCAAGACCTAAAAAACGACTTGATTGCCGGGCTTTTAGTGGTGATTCCCCTTGCCACAACGATTTGGCTCACGATTACTATCGCAGCTTGGGTGATCAATTTTCTGACACAGATCCCCAAGCAAATTAATCCCTTTGATGGTCTGGAGCCCATTCTCACCAATGTGCTCAATATTTCTGTGGGTATTACAGTGCCGTTGACCTTTATTTTGGTCACTGGTTTGATGGCGCGTAATATTGCGGGTCGTTGGTTGCTAGATCTGGGGGAGCAAATCCTACAAGGTATTCCCCTTGCGGGCGCAATTTATAAAACCCTTAAACAAATCCTAGAAACACTCCTTCAGGATTCGAAAAGTCGATTTCGCCGGGTCGTAATGGTGGAATATCCACGCCAAGGGGTTTGGACCTTAGGATTTGTGACAGGAGCCGTAACGCCACAAATGCAGACCCATGTGAGTGAGTCTCTATTAAGCGTTTTTATTCCGACAACACCAAATCCGACTTCTGGTTGGTATGCAATGGTGCCAGAGGATGATGTGATTAATGTTTCAATGTCGATTGAGGATGCGTTTAAGGTTTTAATTTCTGGTGGTATCGTAAGTCCAGAAGATAAAGAGAAGGAAGAAGATAAGCCGAAAGAACGACGGGCACTTCGTGGAGGGATTCCGATTAATATTCCCCGCCGTAACAAAAACACAGACGTCGTCGAAGACACTGACGACATGCCCTTAAATAGTGACATGCCTTTAAACATGGTTCCTGTTGAAGAAGAGTTGTAG
- a CDS encoding DUF928 domain-containing protein gives MNTFLRNNYLVSLMKPLSPLNFSVGLTALFVALAAPVQAACLPNTNDFEFVPSGTTQQVSDEYPRIFWRLQNHQAENLQISVTDETDRELYFWDYKLSQSASESDNQDIDLMSVQPSPKVAAFPMNVGSIQNWQLTLICDYGDRSQDIVIRQQIERVATNELLENSIKSLSAPEKIEVYLVQGLINQALTEFMNLRHSQPSELVESTSTVNNSWLDFQRKAGIIESQ, from the coding sequence ATGAATACTTTTTTGCGCAACAATTATCTCGTGAGCTTAATGAAGCCCCTTTCTCCCTTAAACTTCTCCGTTGGTCTAACAGCTTTATTTGTGGCCTTGGCGGCTCCAGTGCAAGCTGCTTGTCTGCCCAACACCAATGATTTCGAATTTGTGCCCAGCGGTACCACTCAACAAGTTTCCGACGAGTATCCGCGTATATTTTGGCGGTTACAAAATCATCAAGCTGAAAATTTGCAAATTAGCGTGACAGATGAAACAGATCGCGAACTGTACTTTTGGGATTACAAGCTGAGCCAAAGTGCTAGTGAAAGTGACAATCAAGATATTGATCTGATGTCTGTTCAGCCTTCCCCTAAAGTTGCTGCGTTTCCAATGAATGTTGGTTCAATTCAGAATTGGCAACTCACTCTGATCTGTGATTATGGCGATCGCTCTCAAGATATTGTGATCCGCCAACAAATTGAGCGCGTTGCTACTAATGAGCTATTGGAAAACTCGATTAAATCATTGAGCGCTCCAGAGAAAATCGAAGTCTATCTTGTTCAGGGTTTGATTAATCAAGCATTAACCGAGTTTATGAACTTAAGACATAGTCAACCCTCAGAATTGGTCGAATCTACATCAACTGTTAACAATAGCTGGCTGGATTTCCAGAGGAAAGCGGGCATAATAGAATCACAATGA
- the nusB gene encoding transcription antitermination factor NusB has protein sequence MPARKQPRSVAREIALLSLSQVKGKAEKLEQLELDQLMLAAVRTLGSEIHDILETAAGEVTRAEDQLLKSETQAISLQSARTMTQESLELARKAINRLGHVVELPEFLQLTRQSEVRTYALDLIGTVRRRHEDIQKIVSESLVDWQYHRLPRIDRDILRIAVAEIMFLDIPYKVAINEAVELAKRYSDEDGHRFINGVLRRITDKLRAQEQV, from the coding sequence ATGCCTGCTAGAAAACAACCCCGAAGTGTTGCCCGCGAAATCGCTCTACTCAGCCTTAGTCAGGTTAAAGGGAAGGCAGAGAAACTTGAACAGCTGGAATTAGATCAATTGATGCTGGCGGCGGTTCGTACTCTGGGTAGTGAAATTCACGATATTTTAGAAACTGCTGCAGGCGAAGTGACTCGTGCTGAGGATCAGCTACTCAAAAGTGAAACTCAAGCGATTAGTCTCCAAAGTGCTCGCACAATGACTCAAGAATCTCTTGAGCTAGCGCGTAAAGCAATTAATCGTCTGGGTCATGTGGTGGAATTGCCAGAGTTTTTACAATTGACTAGGCAAAGCGAAGTTCGTACTTATGCCTTGGATTTGATTGGGACAGTCCGTCGTCGCCATGAGGATATCCAAAAGATTGTGTCGGAATCCCTTGTCGATTGGCAATATCATCGGTTACCGCGTATTGATCGCGATATCTTACGCATTGCAGTTGCAGAAATTATGTTCCTCGACATTCCTTATAAGGTTGCAATTAATGAGGCTGTCGAGTTAGCAAAACGATATTCGGATGAAGATGGTCATCGGTTTATTAATGGTGTATTACGACGCATCACAGATAAGTTGAGAGCACAAGAACAGGTTTAG
- the pgl gene encoding 6-phosphogluconolactonase: MTKFLEILDDKSELVKRALKISVNCIQEAIAKRGKCSIALAGGSTPKPLYEKLAAQNLDWNNIYIFWGDERYVPADHPDSNEKMAREAWLNQCPIPAQNIFPMPTGADPATDAATYEQTLQDFFGSQDNVGFDLMFLGMGDDGHTASLFPQTAALDVGDRLVAVGQKQEDSRITLTLPTINASHNIIFLVAGANKQDALQQVFHEDCDPKDYPSKFIQPKEGRLWWLLDAAAGEKLSPDGAIYAMKSR, translated from the coding sequence ATGACAAAATTCCTAGAAATCTTGGATGATAAGTCTGAATTAGTTAAGCGAGCGCTAAAAATTTCGGTCAATTGCATTCAAGAGGCGATCGCCAAACGCGGTAAATGTAGTATCGCTTTGGCTGGTGGCAGTACTCCCAAACCCTTATATGAAAAGCTTGCTGCTCAAAATTTAGATTGGAACAACATTTATATTTTCTGGGGAGACGAACGATATGTCCCCGCTGACCATCCCGATAGCAATGAAAAAATGGCACGGGAAGCCTGGTTAAATCAATGTCCAATTCCCGCTCAAAATATTTTTCCGATGCCGACAGGTGCCGATCCCGCCACAGATGCGGCGACCTATGAGCAGACTCTACAAGATTTTTTCGGTAGCCAAGACAACGTAGGGTTTGATTTGATGTTTCTTGGCATGGGCGATGACGGCCATACGGCTTCTCTATTTCCCCAAACGGCGGCTCTTGATGTCGGCGATCGCCTTGTAGCGGTTGGGCAGAAACAAGAAGATTCCCGCATTACCTTGACTCTGCCGACTATTAACGCCTCTCACAACATCATTTTTCTGGTGGCTGGCGCGAATAAACAAGATGCTCTCCAGCAAGTCTTTCACGAAGATTGTGACCCGAAAGATTATCCCAGCAAATTTATTCAACCCAAGGAAGGCCGCCTCTGGTGGCTGCTGGATGCCGCAGCTGGCGAGAAATTATCCCCGGATGGCGCAATCTACGCCATGAAATCCAGATAA
- a CDS encoding DUF928 domain-containing protein, whose protein sequence is MSNKYSPLSSAMHTFLKASALASIAFCTTIANVSAQSIPKVWESEKYQPPFGLQSPGNLSQGGTRSGSDAIATQRFIPLVPQNNNFGVTTEAYPSILVYVSNYVEEANVDTLEFLLLDDEGNEVYRARFAVELTDQLLRIELPKYAGLAPLEEGQDYLWLLEGFTQDFTLSETLFTHGWIRRVPQTDTLAQSLEASSSAEDVANAYINEQIWYDAIAKLEEGFDGNSASGQNITAQWDALLNAAGVSEIALETEAVVTK, encoded by the coding sequence ATGAGTAACAAATATTCTCCATTATCCAGTGCAATGCATACTTTCCTAAAGGCTTCAGCTCTAGCCTCTATCGCTTTTTGCACAACTATCGCGAATGTTTCGGCGCAAAGTATTCCAAAGGTTTGGGAAAGCGAAAAATACCAACCTCCTTTTGGTTTACAGTCTCCCGGCAACTTGTCCCAAGGTGGTACTCGTTCTGGTTCAGACGCGATTGCAACTCAGAGGTTTATTCCTCTAGTACCGCAAAATAATAACTTTGGTGTGACCACGGAAGCATACCCTAGCATTCTCGTTTATGTGTCTAACTACGTTGAAGAAGCGAATGTAGACACATTAGAATTTTTGCTCTTGGATGATGAAGGGAATGAAGTTTATCGGGCAAGATTTGCTGTTGAGCTAACCGATCAGCTCTTACGTATTGAATTACCGAAGTATGCGGGTTTAGCGCCTCTAGAGGAAGGTCAAGATTACCTCTGGTTATTGGAAGGCTTTACTCAGGACTTTACGTTATCTGAAACTTTATTTACACATGGCTGGATTCGTCGGGTACCCCAGACTGACACTCTCGCCCAAAGTCTAGAAGCAAGTTCTTCTGCCGAAGATGTCGCTAATGCTTATATTAATGAGCAGATTTGGTACGATGCGATCGCCAAATTGGAAGAAGGTTTTGATGGCAACAGTGCATCTGGCCAGAACATCACAGCACAGTGGGATGCTCTACTCAACGCTGCTGGTGTCAGTGAGATTGCTCTAGAAACAGAAGCTGTCGTTACAAAATAG
- the fabD gene encoding ACP S-malonyltransferase: MGKTAWVFPGQGSQAVGMGADLAEHPIAQAKFAEAEEILGWSVLEKCQGDKTELSRTLYTQPCLYVVEAILCDLYREKASDVAFVAGHSLGEYVALYAAGVYDFAAGLKLVQKRAQLMDQASGGKMAAMMRFNREELTAKIEATEGVTLANDNSEQQIVISGTPEAVDEVMNNVKAKRAIALNVSGAFHSPFMAEASKQFDEVLDTVEFSDAQIPVLSNVDPNPETEADALKSRLEKQMTGSVRWLEIMNTLNNQEVSDAIEIGPGKVLTGLMKRTCKGMALQNIDTLEKIA, from the coding sequence ATGGGTAAAACTGCGTGGGTCTTTCCGGGTCAAGGTTCTCAGGCTGTAGGCATGGGCGCTGATTTAGCTGAGCATCCGATTGCGCAGGCGAAGTTTGCTGAGGCAGAGGAAATTTTAGGTTGGTCTGTTTTGGAGAAATGCCAAGGTGATAAGACGGAGCTCTCTCGCACACTCTATACGCAACCTTGTTTGTATGTTGTTGAAGCAATTTTGTGTGACCTTTACCGTGAGAAAGCCAGTGATGTTGCTTTTGTTGCGGGCCATAGCCTTGGTGAATATGTGGCGCTCTATGCAGCAGGTGTTTATGATTTTGCAGCAGGTTTAAAGCTGGTTCAAAAGCGGGCACAACTGATGGATCAGGCTTCTGGTGGCAAGATGGCAGCGATGATGAGATTTAATCGTGAAGAACTAACCGCCAAAATCGAAGCGACAGAGGGTGTAACTCTCGCGAACGATAATAGTGAACAACAGATTGTTATTTCTGGTACACCTGAAGCTGTAGATGAGGTGATGAATAACGTCAAAGCTAAGCGGGCGATCGCCTTAAATGTTTCTGGCGCGTTCCACTCTCCATTTATGGCTGAGGCTTCCAAGCAATTTGATGAAGTGCTCGATACCGTTGAATTTAGTGATGCTCAGATTCCGGTATTGTCTAACGTTGATCCAAATCCTGAAACCGAAGCAGATGCATTAAAATCTCGTCTCGAAAAGCAAATGACAGGGTCTGTCCGTTGGCTTGAAATTATGAATACACTCAATAATCAAGAGGTTTCTGATGCGATTGAAATTGGCCCTGGCAAAGTACTCACAGGTTTGATGAAGCGTACTTGTAAGGGCATGGCACTCCAAAATATCGATACGCTCGAAAAGATTGCTTAG
- a CDS encoding FHA domain-containing protein — translation MATCPNCNHQNPDGAVQCEACYTPLEAEQPISTAARTCPQCNASVQGDATFCGQCGFNLKANNPSAPLPTPPAVPATQVPAPPAIAQEFEIEGEDEETEVTLQLQPTVAATKEAASSPQSAGMATEIQAAPAIVLMHVQTNIPIDIPNGRTVVHIGKPNEVVPPDIDVSGFPHSEVVSRVHADLRIENGLYYIEDTGSSNGTYVNHAPLPAGNRHRLRSGDRIALGKGDKVTFLFQIND, via the coding sequence ATGGCCACTTGTCCCAACTGTAATCACCAAAACCCTGATGGCGCAGTCCAGTGTGAAGCTTGCTATACCCCCCTTGAAGCAGAGCAACCAATCTCAACAGCCGCAAGAACTTGCCCGCAATGTAATGCTTCGGTTCAAGGCGACGCGACGTTTTGTGGTCAGTGTGGTTTTAATTTAAAAGCCAACAATCCCTCAGCACCTTTACCGACTCCTCCAGCGGTTCCTGCAACACAGGTTCCGGCACCTCCGGCAATCGCCCAAGAGTTCGAGATCGAAGGTGAGGACGAAGAAACGGAGGTAACCCTCCAGCTTCAGCCAACAGTTGCAGCAACAAAAGAAGCGGCAAGCTCGCCACAATCGGCAGGTATGGCAACCGAAATTCAAGCCGCACCAGCTATTGTCCTGATGCATGTCCAAACCAATATCCCTATCGATATTCCCAATGGCCGAACCGTGGTCCATATTGGAAAACCGAACGAAGTGGTACCGCCAGATATCGATGTTTCCGGCTTTCCCCATTCTGAAGTTGTCTCACGGGTTCATGCGGATCTCCGCATCGAGAATGGACTCTATTACATCGAAGATACAGGTAGCTCTAATGGCACTTATGTCAACCATGCTCCTCTACCAGCTGGCAACCGTCACCGACTCCGGTCCGGCGATCGCATTGCCCTTGGGAAAGGAGATAAAGTCACATTCTTATTTCAAATTAACGACTAA
- a CDS encoding CPP1-like family protein, producing the protein MSEQNPYKTLGLAESASFEEIQAAKQKLSKQHQEDTIVVEQLEAAYDAIIMDRLRQRQEGKLEVPEQIRFAESQKKVLERPKGIDTSSLPSWVSDLRDTPEPQELNLALGINAAIAIGSLLLDASLASTILTVLLVVNVYLLYRKENRFGRSLLIGIVSLVAGVAIGSGVNAIIGSQGVNASITPEQIVLFSCCLTNGLSTSFLR; encoded by the coding sequence ATGAGCGAACAAAACCCCTATAAAACCCTTGGGCTTGCAGAGTCTGCTTCGTTTGAAGAAATTCAAGCTGCCAAGCAGAAACTCAGTAAACAGCATCAGGAAGACACAATTGTTGTAGAACAGTTGGAGGCCGCCTATGACGCAATTATTATGGACAGGCTCCGTCAGCGACAGGAAGGTAAGCTGGAGGTGCCAGAGCAGATTCGCTTTGCTGAGTCCCAAAAAAAGGTTTTGGAGCGTCCAAAAGGTATTGATACTTCTTCTTTACCGAGTTGGGTGAGCGATCTCCGGGATACACCGGAACCTCAGGAGCTAAATCTTGCTCTCGGCATCAATGCGGCGATCGCCATCGGTAGTTTATTGCTAGATGCCAGTTTAGCGTCCACTATCTTGACAGTGCTCCTAGTCGTCAATGTTTACTTGCTCTATCGCAAGGAAAATCGTTTTGGTCGCTCTCTCTTAATCGGTATTGTGAGCTTGGTTGCGGGTGTCGCGATTGGCAGCGGTGTCAACGCAATAATCGGGTCACAAGGCGTTAACGCATCAATCACTCCTGAACAGATTGTTCTATTTAGTTGCTGTCTAACAAATGGCCTTAGCACCAGCTTCTTAAGGTAG
- a CDS encoding response regulator transcription factor, with protein sequence MAAARILVVDDDPAILNLIVRFLSQKNYEMESAADGKSAWATFQSFKPDLVILDVNLPDILGYALCAQMQEHQDVYILMLTSRTDASDKIRGFSQGADDYLTKPFDILELEYRVGAILRRQRIAPAAQNNSDSLDFANLVIDPVRRQVKVSSEEVHLTALEFDLLYFLAKNANKVWRRSELIQEVWGYDYVGDQRVVDVHIGQIRRKLESTPHKQATIKTVRGVGYVFDVQADDEV encoded by the coding sequence ATGGCCGCTGCCAGAATCCTAGTTGTCGACGATGATCCTGCAATCTTGAACTTGATTGTACGTTTTCTCAGTCAAAAAAATTATGAAATGGAGTCAGCGGCGGATGGAAAGTCAGCTTGGGCAACGTTTCAATCTTTTAAGCCTGACCTTGTAATTCTCGACGTGAACTTACCTGATATTTTGGGCTACGCTCTCTGTGCCCAAATGCAAGAACATCAGGATGTTTATATCTTGATGCTCACAAGTCGAACGGACGCCTCTGATAAAATCCGTGGCTTTTCCCAAGGGGCGGATGACTACCTTACAAAGCCTTTTGACATTTTGGAATTAGAGTACCGAGTTGGGGCGATCTTACGTCGCCAACGGATTGCACCTGCGGCACAAAATAATTCTGATAGCTTAGATTTCGCGAACTTGGTTATTGATCCAGTACGCCGTCAGGTGAAGGTGAGCAGTGAAGAGGTTCATCTAACTGCTTTAGAATTTGATCTGCTTTATTTTCTCGCGAAAAATGCGAATAAGGTTTGGCGCCGTTCTGAATTGATTCAGGAAGTGTGGGGCTACGATTATGTTGGTGATCAGCGGGTTGTGGACGTACACATTGGCCAAATTCGCCGCAAGCTAGAAAGTACCCCTCACAAACAGGCCACCATTAAAACGGTGCGGGGTGTGGGCTATGTATTTGATGTGCAGGCTGATGATGAGGTTTAA
- the nuoK gene encoding NADH-quinone oxidoreductase subunit NuoK has product MQLEYILVLAAALFCIGIYGLVTSRNAVRVLMSIELLLNSVNLNFMGFSNFLDPGEIKGQVFTVFVLTVAAAEAAVGLAIILAIYRNRNTIDMEQFNLLKW; this is encoded by the coding sequence ATTCAACTCGAATATATTCTTGTTCTCGCAGCAGCCCTGTTTTGTATCGGTATCTATGGCTTGGTGACTAGTCGAAACGCGGTACGGGTGTTGATGTCGATCGAATTGTTGCTGAACTCTGTAAACCTGAACTTTATGGGCTTCTCCAATTTCCTCGATCCTGGCGAAATTAAAGGTCAAGTCTTTACAGTTTTTGTCCTAACCGTCGCCGCCGCTGAAGCTGCTGTCGGTCTTGCGATTATCCTCGCCATCTACCGAAACCGCAACACCATCGACATGGAGCAGTTTAATCTCCTCAAATGGTAA
- a CDS encoding NADH-quinone oxidoreductase subunit J, with the protein MNLAEGVQIVSFIILAVMMVASALGVVLLNNIVYSAFLLGGVFMSISGFYILLNADFVAAAQILIYVGAINVLILFAIMLVNKQEDFSQVPRRWLRQGATALVCFGLFALLGTMVLITPWKLSTISPAEIGNSVVAIAKHFFSDFLLPFELASVLLLIAMVGAIILARRDIIPEISETDDGGSTGLTLPERPRELASANNPEQN; encoded by the coding sequence GTGAATTTAGCAGAAGGCGTTCAAATCGTATCCTTCATCATCCTCGCGGTCATGATGGTGGCATCTGCTCTTGGGGTCGTCCTCTTGAACAATATTGTTTACTCTGCCTTTTTATTAGGTGGCGTATTCATGAGCATTTCGGGATTTTATATCCTACTCAATGCTGATTTTGTGGCAGCAGCGCAAATCCTTATCTATGTTGGTGCGATTAACGTACTGATTTTGTTTGCCATCATGCTGGTGAATAAGCAAGAAGACTTTAGCCAAGTACCTCGTCGTTGGTTACGCCAAGGTGCAACAGCTCTAGTTTGTTTTGGCCTTTTTGCCCTACTCGGCACCATGGTTTTGATTACACCGTGGAAGCTATCGACCATTTCCCCAGCTGAAATCGGCAACTCGGTTGTAGCGATCGCCAAACATTTCTTTAGTGATTTCTTGCTGCCCTTTGAGTTAGCCTCTGTGTTGCTTCTTATCGCGATGGTGGGTGCCATTATCCTTGCCCGCCGTGACATCATCCCCGAAATCTCTGAGACAGATGACGGTGGTAGCACTGGCTTAACCCTCCCTGAGCGTCCCCGTGAACTCGCTTCGGCAAATAACCCTGAACAAAACTAG